TGAGAAAGACATCAGCCACATCAATCAGCACGGCAAAAAGTGTCTGTGATTATTGTGGCCCACATGGTTGCAAAAGCATTTTCCAAAATTTGGTACTTATCAAACATTTAGGCAATGTTTTTGGCTGAAAGatgctgtaaacaaacaaatgtactAAGTCTTCACCTTAGGTGTGTCGCTCTCCTCTGCAGGGACGAGCTCAGGACACTGAGGCCTCCCTGGCTGTTCTGGCAAATCCTCAGATGTAACAGCGGTACTCGGCTTCTCAGCCTGTTGTATACAAACATCTGTTTTAACTGAGGCAAGCcctgttttaaatgtttcttgttgTCCTGTGTAGATGATAAACCCATGAGGAAAAGACTATTTGTGGCCAAGCATGTAATTAAAATTTATCTTAATTCACTGTGGGACACAGTGCTGGTAGATTGTGCAGAAACATTAGCTAATTTGTTTTGGTTACCTGCTGGGTTTTCTCTGGGCGTTTCTGCCTCTCCTCAAGAGGCTCCCTCTGTTGTTCTGGTGTGTGATGGGGGACCAGGGATGGTTTGATAACCCTGGGCTCGCTGTCCCAGTTGGTAACAGGGGAGGGACTGGGTCTGGGAACAGGAGGAGCCTCTCTGCGAGGCTGGGCCCTCTGGGTGTCCGCAGACGGCTGATCGTGGGAATGAcgaggaggtgggggaggatGCTGCTTTCCGGAACCAGACCTGGCTTTGGTCCGCGCAGCCACTTTTTTACAGTCCTTTGACAACGTCTTCGGACGCTGTTCCATGCTGTTGGTCGCGCATCCTTTGATCCCAGAGGCAACACGCTCCACGTCTTCTCCTGTTCCCCTCCTCCCTCGTCCTTTGCCctgcctgtctttctcctttGAACCCATGTGAGACGACTCACTCTTCTTACTGCCTCCTGGGATGTTATGGTTTCTTGCAACTCGAGTCtcatcatctctttctctttcttctcctccctttctAATTCGTTCATTCTCATTGTCCTGATAAAGGCTAGTCTGCCTTTGAACGCTGCTGTCTGTATCGTCTAAATCCTCTATAAATTTGGCCCCATCCAGCACCTCTTCTATCTCATCTTCGTCACTGAAAAAGAACCGGTTCTCCTGAGCCTGTCCCACCTTCCCCTCTGCTTCATCCCCAGCAGCCGGTGCACGATGTGACCGAAAGCCATGACCTGTCTTGTGAGGCGTAGTGTCTGATGGTGACCCCTCACACATCTCTGTGCTGCGATGAGGCCTGGGTGTGTACTGGTCAACAGCACTGCTGTTCTCATTAATGTTATCACTTACTGCATACTTTATGTAGCCACCATCTTCAGGACAGTACTGTCTGTAGTACCTCGTGTCCCCTACGCCCTCTCTGTTTAAATGCAGCACCTCGTCGTAGTCCTGCTCCACATCAGAGCCCACGTTGTCGTACTCAGAGCAGGTGTCCTCCATGTCCTCAGGACTAGGGTCACAACTCATGTAATAGTTGTTTGTAGGGACAGAAGGAGTCAGCTGGTCATTATCACCATCTTTGAATATACGCGGTGGTTGCTCAGACGCCTCGCTCACCAAACCTCGCTGCTCTTCTCGGCTCTGTGTAGCGAGTCCTGGACCGGGGCTGGGAGCCAATATTTTGGAAATGGTTCCTGGCCTCTTTCCATGAGCCATAACTGGCCCTGTAAGCCCAATGCTCTCAACCCTGTGGACATTAACACATAaccaaaaattacatttctgtgatGCTTGCATTATTCTTTCCATAATTTTTCACTTGATATCTTCAACAGCACATTCGTTTTCATTCTCTACAatctcctgctgtctgtcacaCGTTAGATGTATCCATCTTTTCtataaatacaaattatttttccattaagAATCAGTTGCAGCTACAAAACGGTCTCTTCCCTTGTGTACTTGGTAGGCAATCGTGATACAACACATTTCCAGAGCATCTCTCAAGCACTTCACACTATACCAGATTTAAATAACATATGATCAAGGATCCTTTTCCACACTTGTACAACAGTTTGGGCTGAGAACTCCTATTATATCAGAGTAAAATGTCTCTGTTTCACGCTTTAAATGAGGACAGAAATCACAATCCCTACTTCAAGGACAAACAGTAGCCAGCGTATTAATCTATAACTTCAGCACCATCAAACCCCCACACACATCACCGCAGTCCCTTTTGTGAACAGTGAATGCCGATGCtgtttgtcatctgtcatcTTGCTTTCCCGTGTCTGCTTTAATTTTGCCTTGTCGTACTGCTGAACAGGAAAACTGTTTTAAGTGACTCGGGCCAGTCgcatctgatgtttttcttaGGCAGAATCATTGTTAGCTTTTCTATTAAAGTATGGCCTCACTTGCAATGTCATCCCAGAAACATTTATATAATGTGGTTAGTGTGGGTGCCAGATTTATGATCCATGACTTATGTCCTCTGAGGAAACCGTTTGTAGAATAGCAATAGACTAGCATCTCTACATCACAAGATCCTGTGCagtgacaaatgaacacataaGAATGCAAACACAGCTggcgttttgttttgttttttgagctcttctctgtctcctttgtGACGTTTTTAATTGTTTGGGGAGCCAAACAAtgactaaaaaagaaaacatatcaaACTATGCCATACAGTACTATAGAGCTGAACTGATGAAGGAGCTAAACTATTGATGATTTATCACTTTATCGATTGGTTTACGGACACAAAATCAATCTGCAACAATTCTGATAACGCGTTAgttatgtcatttttcaaaaaatagaaacattttcCAATATTCTGTGATAAGCATTCAAACATCTTTGAATTTTAGACTTctggtcagaaaaaaaaacaaacactttaaaGTCATCCCTTTGGCCTGCAGGAAAGCATGAGATTATTGGTATTATTATTGGattattggttttatttttggtacTATTTTTGGTATTATTATTGGTACTTTTTTCCCTGACAATCCATAGACTGATGAGAAAACAGGTAATAATGActataataaaaaagaaaataactatCAGattgattaatgattaaaataataGTTGAATGTTGtattcaacaaaaacataaaccaacaaaacaatgtTATAAAGATCAGTTCAACAACATAAACATCCTAAACTCACCTAAACTGACTATTTTATGAGTAAATTCATCTTTATTACCCCAAAATATGATAATGGTGGTCTCAGCGTGGTAATACAGAAGTCTGGTTGATACTGAACATATTACAGCTTTCACATTGGACACAGTGGTCTGATAACCGCCCACCCCCATCTAAACATGAGCCATCTAAGCTTGTGGTTGAGATGGAAAAAGGAAACAGCTCGCTTGTGCTGTTAGGGCTCAAGCTTTCATGATTTAGGTCTAACACACTAGACACAAGTAAATCCCAGCCGCCCAAAGTGTTGATCAGACAGTGCAAGTGACACGTTGATATTATGAGTACAAAAAACGTGAAccccatcaccatcatcaccaccacagtACAAAAACAGGAGCTAAACCTGACCTCTCCGTGGTGCTGAAGAGCTAATCAGACAACATAAGGTTCATTATGGGCATCCAGTATtacatttgcatgcatgttgCCCTGCCCTTAACGTATTTCTGGCGGTAGGCCTGCTTTATAAAGCCACTACGCCGAACTTTTGCCGCATGAGCTGCAGGAGTGGTTGTTGTGGTTGATCCGGATTCCCCACAAGTGGACGCCGCATTCCCATATGGCGAAATATCCATAAGATAATCCGATAAAGGTTTTCCTGCGCATATACCACGGCAGTGATGGAGCTGACTCCCTCCACACACTCTCTGATGGTTTCACCACCTGGAAGCAATACAACCCTGCCGCTGTGATTCACATCGACCTTGATTTGGAGCATCGAGACTGCACCATGCTGACATCCAGCTTATGGGCTGATGTTGTACCAGAGGAGCACATTCAGCATTGTCTTCAGTAGTCTTATCGGAAGCCGTACAGGCCCTTGTGCATTTCgacaatatttttatttatttttttacacttgtTCTTAGATAATTACGTGTTGTACTTACCGACATCGGTCCTGTCCGTGGCCCTCCTTGTAAAATGCCCGTGTGCTGCTATCAGGTCAGATTGCTCTCCGGAATGattatttttgaataaaagcCGCACAGCAGCCCAGGAACCTGTGTAGAAAATACACTCCCATCACTGGCTCTGTTCCCCGGCAAATATAACACAGTGAGAGTCATAACGACTACATGGTCAAACATACTCCTGGTCATACACGTATAATTTTAGTTTaaagcatttaaagaaaatatatttctcaCATGTTTAACATTGTCCCGCGTTGTTGCCATTGTAAAGGGttgttatgttttgtattaTATTATCGTTAACTTTACTCAGTttaataatacatatataaaataaatattcttcatttaggggaagattttttttttcatcttagCTTGGCTTTAGCGTTTAGGTAGCAGAGAATACATCGATGTATTTTGGATCAATTAGTACACCCTTAAAGGCATTCTGTGCTCTGCTGGTTAAGCCTGAGAAGCGGGATTGTTATTATCCAGCTCCAGCTGCCCTTGTGTCACCAAATGACAGCGCCACCGGTATGTTAGCTTATGTTTTCACCCTTTGTCGGCCTTTATATTAGTCTTTTTGGCATTTTTCTAATGCATATGTGACGCAGCAAAAGCCAAAAATGTGCTACAATTTTAAATTAGTTATTTTATCTAATCTAAGTCAGCATTCGTGTTAGCTAAACTGAGCCATAGCGTGATTACAGTTCTCCTCAGAGTAACGTTGTACAGTAAAGCTTCCAAAAGACGTTTTGGTCGAGCAACACCACTTCCGCCTGCATCATGAACGAGAGCGCTGACAAACTAAAGCGCAGTTTGTCGTTGTCCAAGACTAAGAAGAAAGGCAATGTCAAAGCTGGGATTTATGCCAAtgctgctgccaccaccacTCCAATCACGTCGTTCTTCAGCAGCCAGCCTCCACCAAAGCTGGCCTGCCCCCTGTGTGGCCAGTTCGTACCAAGATTCAAGATCAATGAGCACATTGATTTGCAATGTCAGAACTTTGAGAGAGGAGACAGCACTGTCGCCTCAGCAAATAATAGTGTTGTTCCAAGCATCCAgctgtcacccagaaggaatCCCACAAAGTCCCCAGAGCTGGATCCAAacaaggcagaggaggaggaggtcaaaGGGACCAAGACTAGTCCTTATTTCAAAAAGAATAACTTTAAGCAGGCACCTCGggaaataaacactgaaagagTGGTCAGGACTATTGACCTAGGAAGTCTGTCTTCCAAGTTATCCAGGAAGTGTCATAAGGTGCCTGAGAAGAtagagacaaaagacaaacgTGCAGCAACGTATCCTGAAAAGGAGCTTTATTCCGAGACACTCAGCAgctcacagaaagaaaatcttctGATTCAGAGATTAGAAGACAACAAAGATTGTGTTGTCATTGACCTTACAACAGCCAGCGCAGACCTTCCAACAGCAAAGGAAGATCTGTCATGTTCAGATAAAGGACATAATCTGGGACACCACCCATCTAAATCTGAGACGGTCCAAAAACTGATTACTCCAAAGCTGCGCTCTTCTTCCTCCAAActagcaaaaagaaaaaaagaaacaacttcCACTGGTAGAGTGTGGGatttcaaaaagaaagcaaaatatgaAGGGAGCAGCAGAGAGCCAGAAAAGGTGTTGTCAAGAGAACATGTACCAGAGACGACTGATATGGACAAGCCTAAAACTGAGGTACCGTCTTCTTCGACTTCTGCTACCTGTGACCTCCCCCTGAGTTCAGAGGACACCTGTGAGAAAAGTGATGCAGCAGTCAATAGTGTTGCACTGTCACAGTCTGGTGCTGAAAATGCCATTAGTGACCAGGCTGTTGAAGGCTCTCATCCCCCACGGCTTCCCTACTACCTCCGTAACTTCCAGACCGTGCTACAGGCTGTCCTGGACAACGAGGACGACAGGGCCTTGTTCGATACGCATGATATGTCAGTTGTACATGCATTCGAGAAGCTCACAGGTATGctgaaatatcacaaaatacatataaaatgtatacTATATATATAAGTGACATCTTTATCACTCAcctatttttcacttttcacagtaATGGGGCAGAAGCTGTACGTAAGACTCTTTCAGAGGAAACTCAAGTGGCTCCAAGTAAATAAACTGGATTATGAAGAGATCTGCAGTGATCTGGGACCTGTTGCTCAGGAGCTGGTTCAGTGTGGTTTTCTGCTTTCAGGTACACGATCCCTaatatattttgacattttggagcTTCTTTAGTAAAGTTAGCTAAAGCCTCTtgactcaaagagttaaagcaaggcgtttggacttgtgaagatttgacttgaagacatttcactgctcatccaagcagcttcatcagttctgaaaaaactgtgtggtggggaacaaataaatgaaacaaatcgttagacacagagggccatcactggcagtcaaactacatagacaaatttgcaggattatcagatcctttgttttagttagtttcacttagtcacacccactgaggtgTATATACttgttccccaccagacagtttttttcagaactgatgaagctgcttggatgagcagtgaaacatcttcaagtcaaatcttcacaagtccagacgccttgctttaactctttgagtgaatattacctggatgactgagaatctccacagatatctAAAGCCTCTTGAgttactgacatttaaaatgaagctgatgaaggctcactgtatacagtatacatgtttcttctgttatttattttatttatttatttatccttttAATGTCctcctgtgctgtttttgtataTCAAAGAAAATGACCTTCAGGATGTAGAGGAGGCTCTGGATCTCCTACCTGCTCCTGAACTCAAAGCTCTAGCCAAGACTTTCCATCTGGGCAATTCTGggacacagaaacagcagctagTGGACGGACTTCTCCGTCTCAGCAGGCAAAAGTCCCTCTTCTCTATGACTTCTGCTCAAAACAACGTTGGGGCTGTCATCCTCAAAAGGTGAGATGATCAAaaacactgtgttcattttgaGTACTAGTATTGGAGTAATGATCTCACCCTGGTTCTCTCTAACTTTAAAGGGCAAAGCAGCTCGCGGGTTCCTGTGTACGTCTGTGCCAAGGTCCTCGCGCGGTTTTCTCTCGCATCCTTTTACTCTTCTCTCTGACGGACACcatggatgaggaggagatggcTGCTGGTGGGCAGAGCCAGCTCTTCACCATCCTGCTGGTCAACTCAGGACGTCTGGCCTTCCCGGTCTATGCAGTGCAACGTAAAGCCAAGGTGTTCCAGGACAGAGAGGATCTTATCAGGTGAGCATTTGGTAAAAGTATTAAATTAAgtctgttgtattttatttaagcTGCGAATAAATATTCACGATTCCATCCATCACATCAGATACGAGGCATCCATGCGAGCCCTGCAAGAGGTAACCTCAGCTATGCAGGGAGGTCAGTGGGATGAGGCCATGGAGCTTTACACTGCTGCCAAAAGTACCTGGCAGGAGCTGAGGGAAAGCCAAGACCTCAGGTGACATAAATCTACTCTAACAGATATGCAGAATTTATGGACACTTTTGTTACActaatgttaacattattaatattattattgtttcgGATAGTCACCAGGAGGAGCTGCCTGTTTTCTTACGCAGCTTCACTGCAGGATGGGCTTACACTCGTATCTTATCCAGAGGGGTGGAGATCTTGCAGAGGCTACGTCGCTATGAGGTTTTCTTACCTCATTCACTCGTACTCTCACACAAATTCAAGTTTCAACATTGAAATGGAAAGCATGTCACAGATAATTATACAATGCGTCTGCTTTTGTGATACAGGAAGCAGCGGAGGAGCTGCAATCCTTACTTTTGCAATCCCTTTACTGTCCTGACAGCCGAGGGCGGTGGTGGGACCGACTGGCACTAAACCTTCACCAACACCTAAAAAAACCTGAACAAGTGAGCACCAGTGTCTGTGGTTTCAGTCAACAATTTAGGACATTTTTATGGTTTATGTCTTGCGTCCCCAGTGTGCTCAGGTTTATCTTTCTTCCTAGGCTATTTGTGCTATCAGAAATGGACTGTCAGACCCTCTGGTGCGAACTGGACATAAACTTGCTCTTTATCAGAGAGCTGTTCGGATGAAAGAGTCTGCCAGCTTCAAGAGGTATCGCTTGCAACTAAAAGACCTGCCCACTGTTCAAGTCCAAGATGTCAGACATGTGAGTTCAGCacattgtctctgtgtttggGTTTCTGGTGGGGAAAACTGTTAATTGTTGGGTGTAGGTGAAAATAATAGATATACAAATCATATGCCTGTACTTTTATTGACAGGTGACCATCCGAGGACAGCTCTTTCCTCATGAGGGGGGTATGGGCAAATCTGTGTTTCTTATACCAGCAAATGGAGAGGGGAACGAGAGTGCTAGTGCCACTATAATAGGCTCTGTGGAAGAGCTGTCTTTAGCACATTACCATCAACAAGGCTTTGACCAAGGTAAGTAGTTTTGCTTCACCAGTTCAAAATATTTCTCTATCCTGCTATCACCTTAACATTGTATTGTCATTGTTAATATCATAGGGATCCATGGAGAGGGCTCAACATTCTCAACATTATTTGCTCTTCTCCTGTGGGACATCATTTTCATGGAGGGTATTccagatgttttcagaaatCCGTACCAGGTAAAATAAGCTATTCGTGCATAATATTTGTGGGATATCTGTGCAACCAACTGAACGtcgtctttctttcttctcacagACATGTCCACTGGATCTTTACACTGACTGCTTCtatgagaacagaaaagaggCAATCGATTCTCGTGTGCACTTACTTGCAGAGGCATCTGTGGAGACACTGCATGACATGTTGGAATCTGTTTGGAACTCCGAGGAGGGTAAAGTGTGTTCATTGGTCAGCTGGGAGCGTTTCTCATCCCTTCAGCAGGCACAGGTATTTAATAGCACTCTTGTAAATGTACACTCAGACGCCACTTTGTTAGCGGCATCTGTGAAATCAAATGCAGTTCAGCAAACAAGTCAGCCTTAAACGCTAgctttacagtgaaaataatgtcCAACTTTTGACACTGTCAGCAAGgtattaatttaattatatgtatatttacaaCTGCACCGTTACGCCCTGTATGGAGCCTACTGGACCAGCTCTCTGTTTAAAGGGTACAAAAAGAGAGGTTCAGAGACTGAGACCCTCACAGCCAGTTTGCAGGGAGAGCTAAGGTGTGTCAACATCCAGTCCTGTCGGCAGCAGGTCCAGAATACACAATCCAATTTTCCAGCATATtcccttttgctttttcttattTGAAGCTGCTGCGGCACAGCTGAGGTCCTCTGGTGCTTGGTATCCTTTTGAGTCCTGAAGATCTCCTTCGCCCGTTGACTCTTGATGTGCAGCACACAAAATCTCGGAGGCTCAGTCTCTAAACCTCTCTTTTTATGCCTAAATTTGGCTGGTCCCGCCTCTGCTTTCTGGTAGCTTCGTTCTTCAATCAGCCTTACAGCTTTAACATGTGAACATCTCTGTTATTTGATTACCTTAACTGTTCGTCCAATACACATTAATACAAATCATAGCACATGAACATTTATGTGATTAAACAACCCATCATCATCTTACTTCGGCAAACAATATTTGATGATctccagctgtttttttgtttatccagtaacttttcttttcttattacTTCATCACAGTTGCACATAAGTTACAATCATTGAATCATTTAGAAATCATATTAACTTTACCTTTGGTTATTTATTATGTAGTGTTTCACAAGTTAGTCCATTTTACTTAATTTGTAATACTGATTAAGTAAAATGTAATATgttaatttgattaattaatcaaaatcTTCACCCGATAAGGCTCTGTGTCCATTCAGTCCTTTAATTTTAATAGTTGTTAACTTTATGCAGGCTCATCTGTGAGGAGGGCAGTTCCTGCAATCTCTACTCTTCCTGACAATATATCTCATGATGTTAAATTAATAGTtctctatgtatgtgtgtcacaCTATCGGGTTGAATTACACTGGGAAAGACAATTCATAGCATGCCTTGATACAGAATGATAAATGACTAGgatgaaatgtctttgtgtacatgtgtaacATGACCACTTTTACACTCTGCAGTCTCTTGTGTCATGCCTGGGTGGAACCTTCTTAGGAGGGGTAATAACACGAATGTCAAAAGACTACAGACACTGTCGTGCAGGTCTGCCTGATCTGGTTGTGTGGAATACCTCCAACAACAGCTACAAGGTGAGATCACATCACATTATGGCTATTTGAATATGGTAATTTTTTTGTGTACGATTTGAAACTCTCCAGGGTGTCTGATTATTGTAAATTTGGTTGCATGGATTATGCTACAGCGTGCAATTTGACAAGCAGTATCTTTTTGTTGTAGCTGGTGGAGGTGAAGGGGCCCAATGACCGGCTGTCCCAGAAGCAACAGATCTGGCTGGATGAGCTTCAGAAACTGGGGGCTGATGTGGAGGTGTGTCATGTGGTGGCCACTGGAGCCAGAGGAGCTTGTCTGGAATAAAAAGATGCAGAAGAACTGACTGAAATGACTTTGCTGCTAATTAACCTAAACATGATCAAACAAGAAACATCAGCAAATAGAGTCTCcgaaaagaaaaagatctggATGCTTGTTCTGATTCTGGTCACCTATAACAGATGTTGATGTTTATCTCCAGAATTCATTTTATCTTCCATATGTCACAAATTTAATCCTATGTGAGTAAAGGGAAAGTCATGGCAAAACCTTGTGACATATGGcattatcatcattttttaGATCATCGCTGAGAACTGGCAGGATCTGAAATAGGTTGCTTACAGATAATCAGAGCTGATGCATGACAGGATCCAACAACCATGCCAAACTGAtggtgtttccttttctttggtAACACTATATTCTCAGGATCACGGGTTGCCGAGCAACAAAAAATCACATCTAGTTGTCTGCTTGTGAAGTGTATGACAGCTCTACGAGTTTGTTATGCAAGTaattactgtaataataatGCCTAGAAATATGCAGTTGAGtaacaagaaagaaatgagagcaataatacagtaaacagactgaattaatgaatattttcattgttgatcCAAGTGTATGAAATGCCTATTTCCTAGATAAAAGCTGATTGATGTAACTTTCCAGATAGTGACACATTAAAATACTTTGgcattatttttctgcttttctatGTGCCTGTAGTGGCGGAAAAACATCTATACATCAGATCCGGGCATGATTTGTGCTATGCCTGGGTCTGCAGGCAGGCCTGGATCATGGATGCACTTGGGGGAAGGGATGCCAAGCTGTCGTGCGTCTGACGTCACGGCGCTGGGGAGAGGAGGCGATGAGAGGAAGGTGCAATAAACACACAGGGCGTCTGCGCCTATCTAAGTAGGACAATAAAGTGAAAACGGTATCAATGCTCTAACAATGGACTTGGCAGATATGCTCCTTCTTAAAGTTTTCCTCTTCGCTTGGTTGCTAAACTACACTCAAGGTGAGTGATGCATTTTCACAGAAAACCTTACAAGTTTTGCTGAATCCATGAAGCAGCGGCTGAGGGGCGCAGAAAGGCTGATAGCACGTTAGCTAACAGAAGGGATCAGCAGGGCCTGCTTGTTGTGAAGAGGACTGCACCCTTTTTGCCGTATTACTTCAAGCTAACAAATGATAACATGATGTAAAGATAAATTGGATTGGTGCTGCTGATTGAAATAAACCGATATTGTTGCGTTATCTCTATGTGTTGTCACCGTTTTTGTTGTCAGGGTTGTATCGGTTTTGTTGTTATCGTTGTGAATAGCGCCGACAGCCATTGTTATGAGAAGACCGAGATGCCGACTGGGTTAACGGACCGTTAGCTTTGTGCTAGCTAACACTTTAGCCTCTAACGGAATGATTTCTGTCAGAAATAATACATTTAGCCGCTGACATTACGTTACCTGCGGCCCATTAGCACTTGTGATTTTTGACACAAGTTTTTAGGTTGTGTTGGTCGCTGAGTAGTGTTGCGTCCTATTTTGTTCTCGCTAACGTTATTCTTTAAGTTAGCGAAATGTAAGCTGCGATAAACCTGGATATCTCCAAATATCTTGAAAATAATGTACTTTTTTGGGAGCGAATTTGCCCCCCCTGAAAAATTATGTTTAAGTTATGAATTTATGTACCTATGCCACCATACACTTGCTATACGTTGTTAAAAAACATAGTTTTTATAATAATCGGAATTGGAAAACGTTAATTTAGCTATATAGGACTCCAGTTTACCTTATAAAAGTCTCCATCAGATGTGCAATCTATATTCATGTTTAGCAATCAGAATAGTTTTAATCTTAAACTGTCAAAAGTAGTGGTCTAAACTTTTTCACATAATGGGGCCTTTCCTTGTAGCAAAATTAACATCAGAGGATGGATGTTGTTGGGCTTCGTCACGCAGTTTTATCATCAGTCTTGTGGTGAATTGTGTGGATTCTTGAAGTAATCCTGTTGGTCTCCGCAATCCGGAATCTTGTGTGTTTGCTCAAAGTTTGTTATGTTGTTGCAGGTCTTGagacattaaaatatttcatattagTCCTGGCTTTCACTTCTCATAGTCACCTAAATGAAAAATTTAATGTTAGCACCTAAATATTTCATACACAGCACATGAACAGAGAACTAGATGCAGCCTGGTCTACTTACACATCTTTGTTACACAGTTGCACTGAATCCTGTAATTTATGGCTCAATAGTCAGGCATAATTACCTGTGAGACAGTATTAATTACATACACTGTGTTTACTGAAAAGACTTTCTTTTCGTTTGCGTATAATGGGGCAAAGATCTGATCTTACACATAGGCCAGTATGCTTGGTGTACTGTCTAAAAACATCcaagcaaaaatgtttgtgttttcttgaaGGGGAATTTGGACTGCTTTCCAGTGTGGCATTTAGTGAAATGGGTGGAGGTGCTTGAGAATCTTTTCCCTTCGAGCCCACCACCCACTCTTCTGGTGGCGAAATAATAATGCTGTGACGCTGGGGGCTGTTGTTGAGCACAGCTCCAAAATTGGCATTTATTTGACTTAAATGGATTTAGCtgaattttaaaacacagacCACAGAATTCTGCTGTCAGTTTACGTCATTTTTTAATCCTGCCTGTCATATGTGGGGCTGATTATCAGTTTTCTGTGCGCCTAAATTCTCCTAACATGTAGAATTTATGAGTAGCTGTTAGACACTAAAGCCACTGTAAAGACTCAATTTTGAGTATCTGATGCTTGAAATATATTGCTTAACATACAATATAAGCACTTTACGTCTGCCCTCTGGTGAGAATAGTTGTGACAGACATTGTGGTACTAAGGCTGTTACAAGCTTATGGACTAGATAGTGTACAGTTagtcatttatatttttctgtaactttaaAGTATTAAATTGATACCTGGGATGGCTGTGTTGTCATTTGCTTTGATTCAGTAAGGATATCCATTTCATTAAGTTTCATGAGGCTtgtattttccttgtttttgctGATAACAGGGGTTCCTCTGTTCTTTTCACACAGGACACTATAGAAATCCGCTGAACAAGTACATCC
This is a stretch of genomic DNA from Scatophagus argus isolate fScaArg1 chromosome 7, fScaArg1.pri, whole genome shotgun sequence. It encodes these proteins:
- the apba2a gene encoding amyloid-beta A4 precursor protein-binding family A member 2 isoform X2, giving the protein MERGQEPFPKYWLPAPVQDSLHRAEKSSEVCCDPSPEDMEDTCSEYDNVGSDVEQDYDEVLHLNREGVGDTRYYRQYCPEDGGYIKYAVSDNINENSSAVDQYTPRPHRSTEMCEGSPSDTTPHKTGHGFRSHRAPAAGDEAEGKVGQAQENRFFFSDEDEIEEVLDGAKFIEDLDDTDSSVQRQTSLYQDNENERIRKGGEERERDDETRVARNHNIPGGSKKSESSHMGSKEKDRQGKGRGRRGTGEDVERVASGIKGCATNSMEQRPKTLSKDCKKVAARTKARSGSGKQHPPPPPRHSHDQPSADTQRAQPRREAPPVPRPSPSPVTNWDSEPRVIKPSLVPHHTPEQQREPLEERQKRPEKTQQAEKPSTAVTSEDLPEQPGRPQCPELVPAEESDTPKEAAAFPSFEDVPGPCEPEDLIDGIIFAANYLGCTQVLSDKNPSKSVRMSQAHEAVSRIKSQDEDSQMMTEVDLFISTKAVKVLNADTQETMMDSALRTISYIADIGSIVVLMARRRMSQASSEDFTESPDSASEGKSQYSMICYVFESEDAQLIAQSIGQAFSVAYREFLRANGINPTDLSQKQYSDIINSQEMYHDDLVHFSNSDNCKELYVEKQKGESLGVVIVESGWGSILPTVILASMLNSGPATRSGKLSVGDQIMSINDTSLVGLPLATCQGIIKGLKNQVKVKMSIVSCPPVTTVLIKRPDLKFQLGFSVQNGIICSLMRGGIAERGGVRVGHRIIEINGQSVVAMAHEKIVQTLSVSVGEINMKTMPAVMFRLLTGQETPIYI
- the apba2a gene encoding amyloid-beta A4 precursor protein-binding family A member 2 isoform X1, with product MAHGKRPGTISKILAPSPGPGLATQSREEQRGLVSEASEQPPRIFKDGDNDQLTPSVPTNNYYMSCDPSPEDMEDTCSEYDNVGSDVEQDYDEVLHLNREGVGDTRYYRQYCPEDGGYIKYAVSDNINENSSAVDQYTPRPHRSTEMCEGSPSDTTPHKTGHGFRSHRAPAAGDEAEGKVGQAQENRFFFSDEDEIEEVLDGAKFIEDLDDTDSSVQRQTSLYQDNENERIRKGGEERERDDETRVARNHNIPGGSKKSESSHMGSKEKDRQGKGRGRRGTGEDVERVASGIKGCATNSMEQRPKTLSKDCKKVAARTKARSGSGKQHPPPPPRHSHDQPSADTQRAQPRREAPPVPRPSPSPVTNWDSEPRVIKPSLVPHHTPEQQREPLEERQKRPEKTQQAEKPSTAVTSEDLPEQPGRPQCPELVPAEESDTPKEAAAFPSFEDVPGPCEPEDLIDGIIFAANYLGCTQVLSDKNPSKSVRMSQAHEAVSRIKSQDEDSQMMTEVDLFISTKAVKVLNADTQETMMDSALRTISYIADIGSIVVLMARRRMSQASSEDFTESPDSASEGKSQYSMICYVFESEDAQLIAQSIGQAFSVAYREFLRANGINPTDLSQKQYSDIINSQEMYHDDLVHFSNSDNCKELYVEKQKGESLGVVIVESGWGSILPTVILASMLNSGPATRSGKLSVGDQIMSINDTSLVGLPLATCQGIIKGLKNQVKVKMSIVSCPPVTTVLIKRPDLKFQLGFSVQNGIICSLMRGGIAERGGVRVGHRIIEINGQSVVAMAHEKIVQTLSVSVGEINMKTMPAVMFRLLTGQETPIYI